One Bacillota bacterium genomic window carries:
- a CDS encoding ParB/RepB/Spo0J family partition protein gives MSAGAKRGLGKGLGALLPQEGQVQDIPVEQVRPAPGQPRQKVAEEGLAELAQSVRAHGVLQPVLVRPVSGGYELVAGERRWRAAVMAGLSSIPAIVRDVGEAERLELALVENLQRQDLNPMEEAGGFRQLMERFGYTQEQLAARVGKSRSYVANALRLLGLAPAVQEMVEAGRLSAGHARALLAISEQGLQVATAESLVRRGASVRQAEEMVRREVGQGARRRAPRGTGSWGTWEDRLRQTLGTKVFIRGDEARGRIEIQYFSRQDLERLLEMLVGRPRAMGR, from the coding sequence GTGAGTGCGGGTGCTAAGCGAGGCCTGGGCAAGGGGCTGGGCGCGCTTCTTCCCCAGGAGGGGCAGGTGCAGGACATACCGGTGGAGCAGGTGCGGCCCGCCCCCGGTCAGCCCCGGCAGAAGGTGGCTGAGGAGGGGCTGGCGGAGCTGGCCCAGTCTGTACGCGCCCACGGCGTGTTGCAGCCGGTGCTGGTGCGACCGGTGTCGGGCGGGTATGAGCTGGTGGCCGGGGAGCGCAGGTGGCGGGCGGCGGTAATGGCCGGACTGAGCAGCATCCCCGCGATCGTGAGGGACGTGGGCGAGGCAGAGCGGCTGGAACTGGCGCTGGTGGAGAACCTGCAGCGTCAGGACCTGAATCCGATGGAGGAGGCGGGTGGCTTCCGCCAGCTGATGGAGCGGTTTGGATACACCCAGGAGCAGCTGGCGGCGCGGGTGGGAAAGAGCCGCTCGTATGTGGCGAACGCGCTGCGGCTGCTAGGCCTGGCGCCGGCTGTACAGGAGATGGTGGAGGCGGGGAGGCTGAGCGCGGGACATGCGCGGGCACTTCTGGCGATCAGCGAGCAGGGGCTGCAGGTTGCAACGGCGGAAAGCCTGGTGCGGCGCGGGGCATCTGTCCGGCAGGCAGAAGAGATGGTCCGGCGGGAGGTGGGGCAGGGCGCGCGCCGGCGCGCACCCAGGGGTACGGGCTCCTGGGGAACGTGGGAGGATCGGCTGCGCCAGACCCTGGGCACCAAGGTGTTCATTCGGGGGGACGAGGCAAGGGGCCGCATAGAGATCCAGTACTTCAGCCGGCAGGACCTCGAGCGGTTGCTGGAGATGCTGGTGGGGAGACCGCGGGCCATGGGGAGATAG
- the jag gene encoding RNA-binding cell elongation regulator Jag/EloR, with protein sequence MDEAVQAALKELGVGPDEAEVEVLDEGRRGFLGLGGREALVRVTRRRRADRFAAGLVQDILRSMGVEGQVKTEERDGQFWLEVEGDDVGALIGHRGRTLDALEYLVNVAVSRECGGRERLTVDVAGYRGRRAEAVRGMALRAAERVRRTGRPATLEPMTARERKLVHLALQGDPQVVTRSEGEEPFRKIVIAKKD encoded by the coding sequence GTGGACGAGGCCGTGCAGGCGGCTCTCAAGGAACTGGGCGTGGGTCCGGACGAGGCCGAGGTGGAAGTGCTGGATGAGGGTCGGCGGGGCTTCCTGGGACTGGGCGGCAGGGAAGCGCTGGTGCGGGTGACGCGCAGGCGGCGCGCGGACCGCTTTGCTGCCGGGCTGGTGCAGGACATCCTGCGCAGCATGGGTGTGGAGGGGCAGGTGAAGACCGAAGAGAGAGACGGGCAGTTCTGGCTCGAGGTGGAAGGGGATGACGTGGGAGCCCTCATCGGTCACCGGGGGCGCACCCTCGATGCGCTCGAGTATCTGGTGAACGTGGCAGTGTCCAGAGAGTGCGGGGGCAGGGAGCGCCTGACGGTGGATGTGGCCGGGTATCGGGGCCGGCGGGCAGAGGCGGTGAGGGGGATGGCGCTGCGGGCGGCGGAGAGGGTGCGTCGGACCGGGCGCCCGGCGACACTGGAGCCGATGACGGCGCGAGAGCGCAAGCTGGTGCACCTCGCCCTGCAAGGCGACCCGCAGGTGGTGACCCGTTCGGAGGGAGAAGAGCCCTTCCGCAAGATTGTGATCGCGAAGAAGGATTGA
- a CDS encoding phosphoribosyltransferase family protein translates to MFADREEAGTLLGERVAALHLARPLVLGVARGGVVVAARVAQALGAPLDVVVPRKIGAPRNPELAIGAVGPDGEVVVDGELADLVGASPAYIALESRRQAEEVRRRLGMYRRELPPLDPEAMDVVVVDDGVATGHTVLVAVRALRSRRPASLTVAVPVAPPEAVPRLRAEVDRVVCLSTPSPFYAVGQFYRYFPQVSDEEVGELLRTHRLRPPEPE, encoded by the coding sequence ATGTTTGCCGATCGGGAAGAGGCCGGAACTCTCTTGGGGGAGCGTGTGGCAGCCCTCCACCTGGCGCGGCCGCTGGTTCTCGGTGTGGCCCGGGGCGGGGTGGTGGTGGCCGCCCGGGTAGCGCAAGCCTTGGGTGCTCCCCTGGACGTGGTGGTTCCGCGGAAGATCGGTGCTCCCCGCAACCCTGAACTGGCTATCGGGGCCGTGGGTCCGGATGGCGAGGTGGTCGTCGATGGGGAGCTGGCGGATCTGGTGGGGGCGAGTCCTGCGTACATAGCCCTCGAGTCCCGGCGGCAGGCAGAAGAGGTGCGACGCCGCCTCGGGATGTACCGCCGGGAGTTGCCCCCTCTCGATCCCGAGGCGATGGATGTCGTCGTGGTCGATGACGGGGTGGCTACCGGACACACGGTGCTGGTGGCCGTGCGCGCTCTGCGCTCGCGGAGGCCGGCCTCCCTCACCGTTGCCGTGCCCGTTGCCCCACCGGAGGCTGTTCCCCGCCTCCGGGCCGAGGTGGACCGGGTGGTGTGCCTATCCACGCCTTCCCCCTTTTACGCGGTCGGCCAGTTCTACCGGTACTTCCCCCAGGTGAGCGACGAGGAAGTGGGTGAACTCCTCCGAACGCATAGGCTCCGGCCACCCGAACCAGAATAG
- a CDS encoding spore coat protein CotJB, protein MDTERRQLLHRLVALEFTAIDLQLYLDTHPDDQRALADFNATAQEMAGLREVYESRYGPLLGYGFSMSPGAWRWIEEPWPWQM, encoded by the coding sequence GTGGACACGGAGCGGCGACAACTGCTTCACCGGCTGGTGGCCCTCGAGTTCACCGCCATCGACCTGCAGCTCTACCTTGACACCCACCCTGACGACCAGAGGGCACTGGCGGACTTCAACGCAACTGCCCAGGAGATGGCCGGTCTCAGGGAGGTCTACGAAAGCAGGTACGGGCCCCTTCTCGGTTACGGGTTTTCGATGAGCCCGGGCGCCTGGCGGTGGATCGAGGAACCGTGGCCGTGGCAGATGTGA
- the yyaC gene encoding spore protease YyaC — protein MAFPLDLQDKDAFRVSVHQPGAEHALAARLAALCQHISGTRPAILCIGTDRSTGDALGPLVGTLLQEYQVGVEVWGTLQHPVHAANLTRVAENLRELGLRPVVAVDACLGTTEQVGSIVLGRGCIRPGAGVNKVLPEVGDIHMTGTVNVAGHMEYVVLQNTRLWLVFKMALVIAGALTLIFPRAGHHATSPPAALLQGSAPVPCPQPR, from the coding sequence TTGGCTTTCCCCCTCGATCTGCAGGATAAGGACGCCTTCCGCGTGAGCGTGCACCAGCCCGGAGCAGAACACGCCCTGGCGGCTCGCCTTGCCGCCCTTTGCCAGCACATCTCCGGGACCAGGCCCGCCATCCTGTGCATCGGCACGGACCGGTCCACGGGGGACGCCCTGGGGCCCCTGGTCGGCACCCTCCTGCAGGAGTACCAGGTGGGTGTGGAAGTGTGGGGCACCCTCCAGCACCCCGTGCATGCCGCCAACCTGACTCGCGTGGCCGAGAACCTGCGCGAGCTGGGACTGAGGCCGGTAGTCGCCGTGGATGCCTGCCTGGGAACGACCGAACAGGTGGGCAGCATCGTGCTGGGCAGGGGCTGCATCCGGCCGGGAGCTGGCGTGAACAAGGTTCTCCCGGAAGTCGGCGATATACATATGACCGGCACGGTGAACGTGGCCGGTCACATGGAATACGTGGTGCTGCAAAACACACGACTGTGGCTGGTATTCAAAATGGCCCTGGTTATCGCCGGCGCCCTTACCCTGATCTTTCCTCGGGCGGGCCACCACGCAACCTCACCGCCCGCCGCACTTCTTCAAGGATCTGCTCCGGTGCCTTGCCCGCAGCCGCGATAA
- a CDS encoding CvpA family protein encodes MHAGREGLVIAMLLGWPDYLCLLVIAWGAVTGVMHGFVRVVANLAALVVGLGVAAWGTGPVVAWLEHLGWVKAVATRISAHLPLPQSVTAMPVGGRVPITWGDDLPPALKAALQQRAEALFASTSGAATLGELVTRALTELLFSLVVFLLILAVSQGFLRWVGKKVSGWLGAHGLSWPNRLGGLLVGAARSTLVMSAVAALALPLVTVVSPGLALLKPGGLAYILAEWFGRFYPWLLARL; translated from the coding sequence GTGCACGCGGGGCGTGAAGGGTTGGTGATTGCCATGCTGCTGGGGTGGCCTGATTATCTCTGCCTGCTGGTGATCGCCTGGGGCGCGGTGACCGGCGTGATGCACGGCTTCGTGCGGGTGGTCGCCAACCTGGCCGCACTGGTGGTGGGGCTGGGGGTTGCTGCCTGGGGGACGGGGCCCGTCGTGGCCTGGCTGGAGCACCTGGGATGGGTTAAGGCCGTGGCCACCCGGATATCGGCCCACCTGCCCCTGCCTCAGAGCGTGACCGCCATGCCCGTCGGAGGCAGGGTACCCATTACCTGGGGCGACGACCTGCCGCCCGCGCTGAAGGCGGCGCTGCAGCAACGGGCGGAGGCCCTGTTCGCCAGTACGTCCGGGGCGGCCACCCTGGGGGAGCTGGTGACCAGGGCCCTGACCGAACTGCTCTTCTCGCTGGTGGTTTTCCTGCTCATCCTGGCGGTGTCGCAGGGCTTCCTGAGGTGGGTGGGAAAGAAGGTGTCGGGGTGGCTGGGTGCGCATGGCCTGAGCTGGCCCAACCGCCTGGGCGGGCTGCTGGTGGGCGCGGCGCGCAGCACCCTGGTGATGTCGGCCGTCGCTGCACTTGCCCTCCCGCTGGTCACCGTGGTGTCTCCCGGCCTGGCTTTGCTCAAGCCGGGCGGCCTGGCCTACATCCTGGCCGAGTGGTTCGGCCGCTTCTACCCCTGGTTGCTGGCACGCCTTTGA
- a CDS encoding M23 family metallopeptidase, with amino-acid sequence MSKTPRSRLVTIMLVPHFGERTYQIRLPVRFFRRLLAAVILLCAMIVGLLQSYSIMQGNMQELARLRHETSTQRSLLQSLSGRAMAMQEREARVADLEGRVRALIEEDSFLPAHVKAQLLGALGGKRSRESGASAASSGAKPAALPQEEAVLDGAEGGGYGLPPASPPSPESLRRAVPLSSRAMSRMGGPVAAGAGAGASVAAALSPSGTEAEGPLTDGHGSGPWLGDELGGDLARATSSADAAVDRLASLEQVLARRQDVLLSLPQCMPVMGRLTSGFGYRRSPFGRRLEFHEGVDLAAPRGTPVRVVADGVVVFAGYKPGLGRTVTVDHGNGIQTVYGHHSSLMVRAGQHVKAGDVVAAVGDTGRATGDHLHFELHFNGRVVDPWPYLQRLGGGG; translated from the coding sequence GTGAGCAAGACCCCGAGGTCACGCCTGGTGACCATCATGCTCGTGCCCCACTTCGGGGAACGTACATATCAGATAAGGTTGCCCGTGCGCTTTTTCCGCAGGCTCCTTGCCGCTGTCATTCTGCTCTGCGCGATGATCGTCGGGCTTCTTCAATCCTATTCCATCATGCAGGGCAACATGCAGGAGTTGGCCAGGCTGCGGCATGAGACGTCGACCCAGCGGTCCCTGCTGCAATCCCTCTCCGGGCGGGCAATGGCCATGCAGGAGCGGGAGGCCCGGGTTGCCGATCTCGAAGGGCGAGTGCGGGCCCTGATCGAGGAGGACAGTTTCCTCCCCGCTCACGTCAAGGCCCAACTGCTGGGGGCTTTGGGCGGGAAGCGTTCACGCGAGAGCGGCGCCTCCGCCGCCAGTTCGGGAGCAAAGCCTGCTGCACTACCACAGGAGGAAGCGGTGCTCGACGGGGCCGAGGGGGGCGGGTATGGCCTACCACCCGCCTCCCCCCCGTCCCCGGAAAGTCTTCGCCGGGCGGTTCCGTTGTCCAGCCGGGCTATGAGCCGGATGGGGGGGCCGGTTGCTGCCGGCGCGGGCGCCGGTGCCTCGGTGGCCGCTGCCCTCTCTCCGTCCGGTACGGAAGCGGAAGGACCGCTGACGGATGGGCATGGGTCAGGCCCGTGGCTGGGGGATGAGTTGGGGGGTGACCTTGCCCGGGCGACCTCCAGCGCTGACGCCGCCGTGGATCGACTGGCCTCGCTGGAGCAGGTCCTGGCCCGGCGGCAGGACGTGCTGCTGTCTCTTCCGCAATGCATGCCGGTGATGGGCCGGCTCACTTCAGGGTTCGGATACCGCCGCTCCCCCTTCGGCCGGCGGCTGGAGTTTCATGAGGGAGTGGATCTGGCAGCGCCGCGGGGGACGCCGGTACGGGTGGTGGCTGACGGCGTGGTGGTCTTCGCCGGATACAAGCCCGGTCTCGGGCGAACGGTGACTGTGGATCACGGAAACGGCATCCAGACGGTGTACGGTCACCACTCCAGCCTGATGGTAAGAGCGGGTCAGCACGTGAAGGCCGGCGACGTCGTCGCTGCGGTGGGGGATACCGGCCGGGCCACGGGTGACCACCTGCACTTCGAGCTGCACTTCAACGGACGGGTCGTCGATCCCTGGCCTTACCTGCAACGGTTGGGAGGAGGCGGCTGA
- a CDS encoding spore coat associated protein CotJA, whose translation MADVRPGEAGIAEEKSFQGGELARAYVPVQIYTRRLDPAEGWKAGTIFPELIRPYTPAPRRVRRRR comes from the coding sequence TTGGCGGATGTACGACCGGGCGAGGCCGGGATCGCCGAGGAGAAGAGCTTTCAGGGCGGGGAACTGGCCCGCGCCTATGTTCCCGTCCAGATCTACACGCGGCGTCTGGATCCGGCCGAGGGTTGGAAGGCAGGCACCATATTCCCCGAGTTGATACGTCCCTACACGCCGGCACCCCGCCGGGTGCGCAGGCGGAGGTAG
- a CDS encoding ParB/RepB/Spo0J family partition protein, whose product MRLGRARAAGGTRTVRRVVEVPVDLVASGPYQPRRDGDDVEDLSSSIREHGLLQPVVLRRTTAGYEVVAGHRRLRAAREAGLSRVPAVVTECSDAEAAVLGLVENLQREGLSPVEEAEAYRRILEEFHLTQEELARTVGLSQATVANRLRLLRLPEEVRDALHRGVITERHGRALLRLEDDEEIVRAFRMVAESELRVQDTEHLVDELLGEGKGAGAEEGKRGRRRLAALRDLRIFLNTFRSAVQALQQAGVPARIEERDTGQELVVTVYIGRPGLGAGVARRSGGQGMGGC is encoded by the coding sequence TTGAGACTGGGACGGGCACGGGCTGCTGGGGGCACCAGGACGGTGAGGCGGGTGGTGGAGGTGCCCGTGGACCTGGTGGCCTCAGGTCCTTATCAGCCCCGCCGGGACGGCGATGACGTCGAGGACCTGTCTTCGTCCATCCGCGAGCACGGTTTGCTGCAGCCGGTGGTTTTGCGGCGTACGACGGCCGGATATGAGGTGGTGGCGGGACATAGAAGGCTGAGAGCGGCGCGGGAGGCGGGCCTGTCCCGGGTGCCGGCGGTGGTGACGGAGTGTTCGGATGCCGAGGCCGCCGTCCTGGGGCTGGTGGAGAACCTGCAGCGAGAGGGACTGAGCCCAGTGGAGGAGGCGGAGGCGTACCGGCGCATCCTGGAGGAGTTCCACCTCACCCAGGAGGAACTGGCACGCACCGTGGGATTGAGCCAGGCCACTGTTGCGAACCGCTTGCGGTTGTTGCGATTGCCGGAGGAGGTTAGGGACGCGCTGCACCGGGGGGTGATCACGGAGAGACACGGGCGCGCGCTGTTGCGGCTGGAAGACGATGAGGAGATCGTGCGTGCGTTCCGTATGGTGGCAGAGAGCGAGCTGAGGGTGCAGGATACGGAGCACCTGGTCGATGAGCTGCTGGGCGAAGGAAAGGGAGCCGGTGCCGAAGAAGGAAAGAGAGGGAGGCGGCGGCTGGCGGCGCTTCGGGACTTGAGGATATTCCTCAATACGTTTCGGTCAGCGGTGCAGGCCCTGCAGCAGGCGGGCGTTCCCGCGCGCATCGAGGAGCGGGATACGGGGCAGGAACTGGTGGTTACGGTGTACATAGGGCGGCCCGGGCTGGGTGCAGGGGTGGCCAGGAGGAGCGGTGGCCAGGGTATGGGCGGTTGCTAA
- a CDS encoding ParA family protein, which yields MARVWAVANQKGGVGKTTTVVNLAACLAALGHAVLTVDCDPQGHCTTGLGVDKRGLAGTLYQVLAGARTMRQVKVRTPWGVDVVPATVDLAGAEVELVGAPEREQRLRDALGEVGEDYGFVFIDCPPSLGLLTVNALVAAEGVVVPIQCEYYALEGLGQLVRTIQLVRRSYNPPLHLQGVILTMFDSRTNLSAQVAAEVRKYFRDRVYETVIPRSVRLSEAPSHGQPINWYDPRSRAAESYMALAKEVLSRECGC from the coding sequence GTGGCCAGGGTATGGGCGGTTGCTAACCAGAAAGGCGGGGTGGGGAAGACCACCACGGTGGTGAACCTGGCGGCATGCCTGGCGGCGCTGGGGCATGCTGTGCTCACGGTTGATTGTGACCCCCAGGGGCATTGCACGACCGGGTTGGGCGTGGACAAGAGAGGATTGGCGGGAACCCTCTACCAGGTGCTGGCGGGAGCACGGACCATGAGGCAGGTGAAGGTGCGGACGCCCTGGGGGGTCGATGTGGTACCCGCCACGGTGGATCTGGCAGGGGCGGAAGTGGAGCTGGTGGGAGCGCCGGAGCGGGAGCAGCGGCTGCGCGACGCCCTGGGGGAAGTGGGGGAGGACTACGGGTTTGTGTTCATCGATTGTCCGCCTTCGTTGGGGTTGCTCACCGTGAACGCGCTGGTGGCGGCGGAGGGGGTGGTGGTACCCATCCAGTGCGAGTACTACGCCCTGGAGGGGTTGGGCCAGCTGGTGCGCACCATTCAGTTGGTGCGAAGGAGTTACAATCCGCCGTTGCACCTGCAGGGCGTTATCCTGACCATGTTCGACAGCCGCACGAACCTGTCCGCCCAGGTGGCGGCTGAGGTGAGGAAGTACTTCCGCGATAGAGTCTATGAGACGGTGATACCGCGGAGCGTGAGGTTGTCCGAGGCCCCCAGCCACGGGCAACCGATCAACTGGTACGACCCGCGATCACGGGCGGCGGAGAGCTACATGGCACTGGCCAAGGAGGTATTGTCCCGTGAGTGCGGGTGCTAA
- a CDS encoding polymer-forming cytoskeletal protein, with amino-acid sequence MLARKAERPNPDSVDTVIGKSTFIQGTLTSQGTLRVDGRLEGEIIGDGDVFIGQDARVVAKIKARHVVLAGHVDGDVEAAGKLEIGATGVLVGNVKVSQLVVEEGGVLEGSSSFRRRQEDKGSAGEGS; translated from the coding sequence ATGCTGGCCAGGAAGGCAGAACGTCCTAACCCGGACAGCGTTGACACTGTGATTGGTAAGTCCACCTTCATTCAGGGGACGTTGACTTCCCAGGGAACCCTGCGTGTGGATGGTCGCCTCGAGGGGGAGATAATAGGAGACGGCGACGTCTTCATAGGCCAGGACGCCCGCGTGGTGGCGAAGATCAAGGCTCGCCACGTGGTGCTGGCCGGGCACGTGGACGGTGACGTGGAGGCGGCGGGGAAGCTGGAAATCGGCGCTACCGGGGTCCTGGTGGGCAACGTGAAGGTTTCGCAGCTGGTGGTCGAGGAAGGAGGCGTTCTGGAGGGCTCCAGCAGCTTCCGTCGCCGTCAGGAGGACAAGGGGTCCGCTGGCGAGGGCAGTTGA
- a CDS encoding manganese catalase family protein has translation MWVYEKTLLYPVRVTRADPRMAREIITQYGGPDGELGASLRYLTQRYTMPVPQAIGTLTDIGTEELAHMEIVAALVYHLIRDASLEELVAAGMDTYYADHDRALYFVSAAGTPWTAAYIASKGDPVADLHENMAAEEKARATYEHLIDLSDDPDVTDVLRWLREREVVHFQRFGETLNLVHEYLNRRRVF, from the coding sequence ATGTGGGTATACGAGAAGACCCTTCTGTATCCCGTGCGGGTGACCCGAGCTGACCCCCGCATGGCCAGGGAGATCATAACCCAGTACGGGGGGCCCGACGGCGAACTGGGGGCGTCCCTGCGCTACCTCACCCAGCGTTACACCATGCCCGTCCCTCAGGCCATCGGCACCCTCACCGACATCGGCACCGAGGAACTGGCACACATGGAGATCGTGGCAGCGCTGGTCTACCATCTGATCAGAGACGCCTCACTGGAAGAGCTCGTTGCCGCCGGGATGGACACGTATTACGCGGACCACGATCGGGCCCTCTATTTCGTCAGCGCCGCCGGAACTCCCTGGACGGCCGCCTATATCGCCTCCAAGGGTGACCCGGTGGCCGACCTGCACGAGAACATGGCCGCGGAGGAGAAGGCGCGTGCCACCTACGAGCATCTCATTGACCTCTCCGACGACCCCGACGTCACCGACGTGTTGCGCTGGTTGCGCGAGCGCGAGGTCGTCCACTTCCAGCGGTTCGGCGAGACCCTTAACCTGGTGCACGAGTACCTCAACCGCCGCCGCGTGTTCTGA
- a CDS encoding 16S rRNA (guanine(527)-N(7))-methyltransferase RsmG, translating into MPESRWGGTLTALIKEGARALGIYLAGPATERLVLYGALLQEAGRRAGFRPADDARILVGKHLLDGATCLLATDYPRGATVVDVGSGVGLPGLVVAICRPGAQVVLVEPRGRRAGFLRWAVWQLELGNVRVVRARAEQLALAGERFQRVLARALAPYGVAARLCLPLAAAGGEFIAMLGPRGEEEAVAAGEETGKAGGVVKRVVRLDLPWGMGRRVLVVVGREQEE; encoded by the coding sequence GTGCCTGAATCGCGCTGGGGGGGCACGCTGACGGCTCTGATCAAGGAGGGGGCACGGGCCCTGGGTATCTACCTGGCGGGGCCCGCGACAGAGAGGCTTGTGCTTTACGGGGCTTTGCTGCAGGAGGCAGGGAGACGGGCGGGTTTTCGCCCGGCAGATGACGCCCGCATTCTGGTGGGAAAGCACCTCCTGGATGGGGCCACATGTTTGCTGGCCACGGACTACCCCAGGGGAGCTACGGTCGTGGATGTGGGTAGCGGGGTGGGGCTGCCCGGTCTGGTGGTGGCCATCTGTCGACCGGGTGCGCAGGTGGTGCTGGTCGAGCCGCGGGGCAGGAGAGCGGGCTTTCTGCGCTGGGCGGTGTGGCAGTTGGAACTCGGGAATGTGAGGGTGGTACGTGCGCGCGCGGAGCAGCTGGCCCTCGCGGGAGAGAGATTCCAGCGGGTGCTGGCCCGAGCCCTGGCTCCATATGGTGTTGCGGCGAGGCTGTGTCTTCCCCTGGCGGCCGCGGGCGGTGAGTTCATAGCCATGCTGGGGCCGCGGGGGGAAGAGGAGGCCGTGGCAGCAGGCGAAGAGACGGGCAAGGCGGGCGGCGTGGTGAAAAGGGTGGTCAGGCTGGACCTGCCGTGGGGCATGGGGCGGAGGGTGCTGGTGGTGGTGGGGAGGGAGCAGGAGGAGTAG